The DNA window ACGGATCGGTACAATTTAGCTTTACTATaactatcttcagcctctttctcaccgccgaaatgttgcatctctttctatcttttatcgctattttcatgctaattgttctactgttcttgctaactgcatgcctccctcctcctgcggcctcgctgcacaaggcttttttcttcctctcatccctattctgtcgaactctctattgcaagagttaaccagtacgctcaatcattcatccctttcactggtaaactctggaactccctccgtGCATCtctatttccgaattcctacgagttgtcttcttttaagagggaggtatcgaggcatttgctccagaattttggctgacgctatTCCACTTTtaagagagccagcactcaagtgggcctttttttttcatctttttttttttttttttttttttttttgcccttggctggccctcttttctacataaggaaaaaaagttttatttaaAAACTggcggtttctatccttctctcgtttatcttctgttttctttccgaccgctctattgctgctgtggtagacggccactgttcttatcctaaatctattaacattgGTGTTGCTTAGGGAtatgtcctgtcacccactctattattcattagtgatcttcttaaccaaacttcttgccctattcactcctacgctgatgacaccaccctacatctttccacatcctttcagagacgaccaaccctacaggaagtcaacagatgacgcagggacaccacagaacgcctgacttctgatctttcttatcttactagttttcaatgcctaaaaaaactcaattcctccatctatcaattcgacacaaccttccagacaactatcctctcttcttcaatgacactcagctgcctccctcttccacactgaatatcctcggtctgtcctttattcataatcttaactagaaacttcacatctcatctctttctaaaaCAGCGTCTATGaagttctgaggcgtctccgcagTGTCAACtcttcaactgctaactctgtacaagggccttattcgtacttgtatggagtactcttcctctgtttacgggattccactcatacagttGTGTTAggtaaggtggaatcaaaagcttttcgtctcatcaacttccctcctctgactgactctctTGAGGCTCCTTATCAcggctgaaatgttgcatctctttctatcttttatcgctattttcatgctaactgttctactgatcttgctaactgcacaaggctttcttcttcctctcatccttattccgtctaatacaagagttaaccacacacacacacacacacacacacgttgttaCTTGCTGCTTATAGAGGTCAGGGAAGCATGTTTGATTATGCATTTGTTATAATTTGATTGATtggttgaatgaatgaatgaatgatgtaTTTATGAGTGTTATTTCTTGATCCAATAAGTATTAAGGATTGTTATAGCGAGTGGGAGAATTTGATGTAGTGTAATCTTCTGAGAaagcattttctttatctaaacaAGACCTACAGACAAGCAGTGGGTGGAAATGTTCATGTGCAGTGTTCTAGTGTTGAAGGAATTTCCGGCACCACTTTAACGGaactctgaatctctctctctctctctctctctctctctctctctctctctctctctctctctctctctctctctctctctctctctctctcttcccacaaaCTATACTGTCACTATGATGATATGATTTATTATATCCtagagagagtggaagggaaaggcctggagagaggaacacacacacacacacacacacacacacacacacgtgtatttatttacctacagTCCATTTCTTCACGATACACAGTTCCAACCACTTCATTGAAGAGCACTGAACGTGAACAGTCCTGCTGAAGAACCAGTGCCATGGCCGCCTCATCCGCCGCTGCCGCCCCCGTCCCCGCCCCCTACACTGCCACCGCCATGACGCAGGAGGATTATTCGCGTTTCAAGCTGGTGTACATCTTGATGGGTCCTGGAACAGCCGTGCTCTGTCACGCCCTGAAATGCGGCACAAACAAGgccccctccaccaccctcctGGACCACCTCAACAGCCTCCAAGACTCCTCGACGGCCAACTACTGTTCACTCAACgataagacgaagaagaaaatctttaccaaggatgaggagaggaaaatcagTAATGATCCCTCGTGCCAGAGCTTTGACATAACACTGCTGTACAAGAGCATAACACTGGCCTGTGAAGGTGTGGCAGATCTCAACGATGCACGCTGGCAGGATCCATCAGTGATGGAGGGGCTCTTACATAAGatcaaagaggaaagaaacgcCTGTGTCCACGAATGGTCTCAGATAACAATGGATGAACACCAGTTGAAGAACAAACTTCAAGATTTAGAGAGCCTCTTCCTGAGAGCCCTTCAGGCCGTCAAGAACAGGTACGGATACCGCGCTGAGACTAACACCCTCATGGACAATGTGAAAATGCAAGTAAATGAAGTATTGCAAGCCTTTACTGACAAAGTCATCCTTCAGATGAACTTTGAGAAAAAACTGGATTTATTTAAGGAAGTGTCAGCATATCACCTCAAAGATCTCTACAAAAACTTTGAATGTTTTGATCCGCTGTCATTCCTGTTTGGACCCGAAGAACGGGTCCACATACAGTTTGTGTTTACAAACTTCTTCTTCAGCAAGAACACTCAAAATCTAAAATCGACTGTTTAGAAGTACTAAAAGTTCTGAGGGAGAAGTGCcgcccctccctgcctgcccacGATGACAGACCGCGCCTCGCCGTGGTGAGCGGCATTGCTGGGAGTGGCAAGACCACCCTGCTCACTTTCTTGGTGTCAGAGTGGCGCAGGGAAGAGTGTGACCGCCGCGTCACGTGCCTGGAGGAGTACGACATCGTGCTCAGAATACTGTGCCGGGACACAGATGCCGAGGACCTGGAGACATTCCTGGGCCTGGTCCTCCCGCCCAGTCTCTCGGTGTTTGGGGAACCACTCGTGAAGTATTTGGGGCGCTGTAAGGTGCTCTTCCTCATAGACGGACTTGACGAGATGAACGACACTTCCGAGAAGCTCGTCACCAATGTTCTCACCATCGCCAAATATAACAAATGTTTGTCAGTCCTTGTCAGCTCACGCCCGGAGCGAGTGGACTGGTTGGTGAGGCGTTATAAAAAGGATTACCACatatctcatctgtctcttgAGGGCATTCCCGTCACTAAGAGAATAGAGTTTGCACTGCaatactccacctcctccacaaacCATGACAGGCTGAGGGAGTTCATGacacaacaagaaaacacaaagttGTTTGAGCTTCCTCTCAACCTTGTATTCTTGGTTAGACTgtttgaagaaaaacaagactgcATCAAGGAAAACATTACCCAAGCCAGCCTGTACACTCACTTCCACGAGTGGTGCACAGAAAAGCTGCATGATAGAATATCCACGCATCCCACATGGGGGGAGAAGAGCCCACTCACCCTCAAGACGAGGATAAGAAGAGTGGTGGAAGACATGTACCAAATGGCACTACAAGGCCTGCGGCAGGACAAATTGAGCCTCTCAGAGGAAGACACGGAGCGGCTGGAGAAAAGCTGCAGGAGAGAAGACCTGCCGCCCCGAGAAGTCCTGGGAGCTTTCTTCACGCTGCGATTGTCCGTCAACAACAGAGTACGTGAGCAACACTACTCGATGCCCCACAAAGGACTGCTCGAGTATTTTGCAGCTCGGCACATCATGAAGTGCCTTCAGGATGAgtccctccccaccactcaGCCTTGGACATTTCATGCTGACCttaaccttttcttcctcgtggCGGGCCTGTTGGCGAAACAATATGTACCAAATCACCAGAAGACCATGAAGGTAGTGATAAAGCAGGTAGAGGAGATTGGCGCAGGGTGGTTTGAATGGCTATCACTGGTGGAACACACGGATTATGATGAAAGCTTCCTGCATGCCATCGCTCACCACGTCACAGATTATCCTCTTCCTGACTCGCTAGAGATAGGAGACAGTGAACTGGCCAGCGCTGCGGCACTCCTCCCCCTTACTCCATTGAAGACACTGAAATTTGACCTGTGCAACAAATCTGTGAATATAGACAATGTTCGTGCCTTATCTCCTCTCCATTGCTCTGGGTTGTTCCTACGTCACCATTACAAACACCCCGGCGACACTCCCGCCTCAGACACTGTGCTGCAAGCCATACACAGGTAAACGCTCAcctgcagatgtgtgtgtgtgtgtgtgtgtgtgtactacttctactactaccaccaccacaactactatcaccaccacaaccaccaccactactactactactgctactacaacaccatcatcactataaccaccaccaacactaccattactactgccacttccaccaccactgctactgtcactaccaccactactatgtactaccactgccaccaacactactaccaccacaaccaccaccaccaccactactactactactactactactactactactactactacccaccaataccactactactactactagtaataataaccatgataatgataataataataataataataatgataataataataataataataataataataataccactactgctactgctgctgctactgttactaataGGGAAACTCTAcgttgataatagtaatgaaacagagagagagagactgtgagtgagtgtgtgtgtgtgtgtattatgcaGTTCAAAGCCTCGCCATTCCAGGAGTTGCCTTAATGAGTTCTATGGTCACCTGAGTGCTGATTGCCTGGCGCTGCTCCCTGAATGCCTCTGGCGGCTGTCCCTGGCTGTATCCAGTTTTGAGCACGCAACCCGCCTCGCCGCAGGACTCACTCGAGCCGCCTCATCTCTATCTAACCTGACCCGCcttggtgagtgtggtgtggtgtggtgactcTTGAAGGTTGTGTTCCATCTCCTTCCAGTGTATTTCAGTaaatgctctgtgtgtgtgtgtgtttgttcagtACTGTTTGATCACCCAGCTTGCCTCCATACttaccgatcttcggataggactgagaccacaacacactccacacaccgggaaagcgaggccacaatccctcgagtagtgtcccgtacctacttgctgctaagtgaacattaagaggcttgcccatgtgCCTTGCCGcgtccgggattcgaacccggaccttctcggttgtgtgtgtttctgtttgtgcgtgtgtgtgcggtgACTGAGCTTGTGGTGTGCTTGCAGATATACACATTCCCATGTCGATGGTAACACCAGCAGCGGTTATGTCACCACTGCCTGACTTCGGTAATGTACGCCTCCTCTTATCTGACGTGGACGAAAACCTGGTAAAGGAAGCATGTCAAGTGGCTGTAGCTCTCCAACCTAGAacagggtgagtgtgtgtttgtgtgtgtgcgtgtgacaaTTATCGCGACGGTCTTCTGATGTCCATTCAACGCATTCTTACTTGACTGTCgaaattgctgtgtgtgtgtgtgtggagaggacgtgggggaaagggggggagactgcagttccagtgggccttttttattctaatattttgttgcccttcgcaGTTCTCCCTATTGCACAAAAAAGTAAGctttaaaaatgaaaaactgatAAGCAGGACACACAACTCAGATCACAGAGAAATGACTCAAATATAGAAACCAGATTAGCTAGGGAGCAAGACCAAGGAACCGGTTACTTCATGAAGCTCTAAGCAAGgacaagagggaagaaaatggccagcacacagacagacagacacacacaaacagatacacaaacacacaaataaatacagtcacacaaacactcaaacacagacagacagatacacacagacgcacaaacaaacacacggacacacagacagacacacaagcacacagacagataggcagagagacacacagacagacacacacacagacagacagacatacaaacacacaaacaaacagatacacaactacatagacagacaaacacacacatagacagacagacagacatatggaCAGAAATacatacagagacagacaaacttgCAGACAtaaatatacagacagacagtaggTCAGTGCAGACAGAGTCATGAACACtccaaacaagaaaacacacacacacacacacaccatgggcagtttgaggctcatattgttaagatgtttggagaaacgtataatttgataaaaaaatattggattagccttccattatatggataaagatatgatgaagaaattaattagtatggtaattagaccaagattggaatatgctggagtggtttggtccccttataaaaagaagcatataaggaagttggagagattgcagagaatggcaacaaaaatggttctggaattggcagaaatgacctatgaggagagattaaaagaaatgaatttgcctaccttggaacaaagaagagaaagaggagatttaatacagctttataaactgttgaatggactggatgaagtggataatgagcaaatgatgttgagagaggaaaacttaaatagaactacaagatcgcatagtaaaaagatagccaagggaatatgcttgaaggatgtgaagaaatatagtttgtgtggaggtgtggaatggtttgagtgaggaggtggtgtcagcaaggagtgtgcatagttttataggaaagttggatgtgtgtagatatggagacggggccacaccagtatgatacccaggccctgtaaaattacaactaggtgaactaggtgaatacacacacccttcactgaaaaaaaaataataataatgattactcCAAATCCAGCATCAGAGTTTCCTCCTGCAATAGAGAGCCACAAAATTTCCTAGGTCTGATTACTCTCTCGATAGATaccccaaatgtcttgacacctccctcaactttcctttattaatttctgcaacattcgcggtcttagatctaaatTTCAATCTacggaacaccacctctcctctactaaacctcatcttgtcctcaccgaaacacagctgtctgaggcaactgacagtagccccttctctgttccctctagTATCCTCTGACTAGCCAAGACACGGATGGAGAGGTAAACTAGAGATGTACATTATTGCTGTTTATTAGTGTACACTCAAGCGAGCGGAGATGAGTCGTGAGGTGCGTATGTCCCAGAGTTCCGGTGCTGACTGGGGAGTTCTCGGCTGAGCATCCGGCCCGTGACCTCACACCGTCTAGCTGGGGTTAGATCACTGCACCTGGCCAGGCTTAGATAGTTCCACACCTGGGCCGGATtagcgtggtggtagtagtagtagcagtagtagtaatggggtTCACTACACCTGCTACTTTCTCCATGCTCGTTTTGGTTCCAGAGCTGGATgtatagacagaaaaacaaatatttcaaatttaaatgaaaaaaagaatattgagaaagaaattaatatatagaaatgtgaaaatacaaataaagacatgaaaaagacaaatattaggTAAAGTGAAgtggaaatacaaataaagtacAAACAAACtgtagcaaaaacaacaacaataactaaatAGCAAAAAGCAAAACGAACAAACAACCAAacttaaataaattaatataaatatCATGCCTTCGTTTTCCCTTCCAGATATCAGACCATTGGCTTCCCGCGGGGCAGGATGGAGGCGGCACAGTGGCGGCGCCTCCTCCACCTGATGAAGGACGAGGGGATCACGGtggggaggagagtggaggtgcggggagggtggagggtgcaTGGATGTGTACGGATACCAGAGGAAGCCTTCACGATGGAAGACCATAGTGAGCTGAACCATCTCACTGACACTTTATGGGGATGTAACGTGctcaggtgtgtgtctgtgtgtgtgtgtgtgtgtgtgacagaaagaatctctctctctctttctttctctcttgtatgGCTCGCctctttcttttgattttttattattttacgtgCCTTTATAGCTCCATCATCTGAGTCCCCGTGCCTTAAGCTTTAAAAAACTTCCTCGTACCTTTAGCCTTTAAATTTGACCGCATTTTAGTTTGACCGAATAATTTTCCGTAGCGGCGTCATGTGACCTTGGCTGctgcggcgtgtgtgtgtgtgtgtgtgtgtttaattactCATGGCTTCTTCCACACAGTCGCAGAGACGAGTTCTGTTTCTGACAACCCtgatgaagatgatggagaagacgatgatgaagaagaagaagaggaggaggaggaggaggagagtaatatTGAGTCGTGTGAGTAATACAGTATTGTAATGTTTGAAATGCTCTGCTGATAGTGATTAAGTCATTATTTTGCCTGAAATCGATTGTTGTCTTATTGTGGTAACTTTGCCTTGTGGTTTacgaaatcaccaccaccaccaccacca is part of the Portunus trituberculatus isolate SZX2019 chromosome 2, ASM1759143v1, whole genome shotgun sequence genome and encodes:
- the LOC123506059 gene encoding LOW QUALITY PROTEIN: uncharacterized protein LOC123506059 (The sequence of the model RefSeq protein was modified relative to this genomic sequence to represent the inferred CDS: deleted 2 bases in 1 codon), with translation MAASSAAAAPVPAPYTATAMTQEDYSRFKLVYILMGPGTAVLCHALKCGTNKAPSTTLLDHLNSLQDSSTANYCSLNDKTKKKIFTKDEERKISNDPSCQSFDITLLYKSITLACEGVADLNDARWQDPSVMEGLLHKIKEERNACVHEWSQITMDEHQLKNKLQDLESLFLRALQAVKNRYGYRAETNTLMDNVKMQVNEVLQAFTDKVILQMNFEKKLDLFKEVSAYHLKDLYKNFECFDPLSFLFGPEERVHIQFVFKLLLQQEHSKSKIDCLEVLKVLREKCRPSLPAHDDRPRLAVVSGIAGSGKTTLLTFLVSEWRREECDRRVTCLEEYDIVLRILCRDTDAEDLETFLGLVLPPSLSVFGEPLVKYLGRCKVLFLIDGLDEMNDTSEKLVTNVLTIAKYNKCLSVLVSSRPERVDWLVRRYKKDYHISHLSLEGIPVTKRIEFALQYSTSSTNHDRLREFMTQQENTKLFELPLNLVFLVRLFEEKQDCIKENITQASLYTHFHEWCTEKLHDRISTHPTWGEKSPLTLKTRIRRVVEDMYQMALQGLRQDKLSLSEEDTERLEKSCRREDLPPREVLGAFFTLRLSVNNRVREQHYSMPHKGLLEYFAARHIMKCLQDESLPTTQPWTFHADLNLFFLVAGLLAKQYVPNHQKTMKVVIKQVEEIGAGWFEWLSLVEHTDYDESFLHAIAHHVTDYPLPDSLEIGDSELASAAALLPLTPLKTLKFDLCNKSVNIDNVRALSPLHCSGLFLRHHYKHPGDTPASDTVLQAIHRSCLNEFYGHLSADCLALLPECLWRLSLAVSSFEHATRLAAGLTRAASSLSNLTRLDIHIPMSMVTPAAVMSPLPDFGNVRLLLSDVDENLVKEACQVAVALQPRTGYQTIGFPRGRMEAAQWRRLLHLMKDEGITVGRRVEVRGGWRVHGCVRIPEEAFTMEDHSELNHLTDTLWGCNVLSRRDEFCF